Below is a genomic region from Parageobacillus toebii NBRC 107807.
TTTCTTTCCTTTGTTTTGATCAGCTACATAAGGAAGGAGAAAAGCGATGAGAAGGAATTCGCTAAACCAGCCTTGCGGGACCATCGCACCCATGAGCGAGGGCATTATTCCCTTTTCCATAATCGGAAACATATTCGTTACTTCCATATCCGGGATCAACAGGATAATAATGATCAATATCATGATTATCACAACAGGTACGGACAATTCCGCAAGCCTTCCTATTACTTCTACACCACCACGGACGGCAAAGGAGCACACTAGGATCATACTTCCCATTATAAAAATTAATGGAGTATGAAAAAGAAAGTTGCCTACAACAAATTCACCATACTCTCGGATAATAATTCCAGTTATATGCAAATAGAACAATAAAAAGATCAACCCAACCGCTTTCCCCAGAAACTTGCCAAGAATATCCTCGCTATACTCGATAAGGGTTTTTCCTGGATAAAGCTGATGCAACTGAACGGCAATATGAACTATCAAAAAACCGATGAGAGAAGCCAAAAGAGGAGAGAGCCACATATCCTGTTTTGCGTGTCGGGCGGTGATTGCAGGGACTAAAAGAATGGCTGTTGCGATAATTGTAGGATACATCATCATCCCCATTTGTGCGGCAGATATTTTTCCTTTCTCGATCATAATGGTCCTCCTTTGCCTTTACTCGTCTTGTCATCTCCGTAATCAGGACTCGGTCTCTGATTCGGACCTTGCCGCTCGATGTTATTATCCGCTCCCGTTAAATGAGGGCGTGTATTGAACTTCCACAAATGTGCGCGCAGCAGCACGTCTTTTATTTCGCCCCCTTGTATTGGAGCCATCGGAGATAAATAGGGAACGCCGAAAGAACGAAGCGTCGCCATATGAGTAACAATCATAAGCAGCCCAAGCATAATCCCGAGAAGCCCTACCGTCCCTGCCAAAAAGATCATGGGAAAGCGCAGCATCCTTAATGCCATTCCAGCCGTATAGCGCGGGACGATAAAAGAAGCAATCCCTGTTAATGCGACCACCATGATTAGTGGAGCAGAAACAAGACCGGCTTGGACCGCGGCTTGCCCAATCACCAGCGCACCAACGATACTAACCGCAGCGCCCGCTTGTTTAGGAAGCCTCACCCCCGCTTCACGTATGGCCTCAAATGCTAATTCCATGAGCACCGCTTCGACCAGCGCCGGAAAGGGAACCAGCTCCCGAGAAGCAGCAATGGTTATCAAAAGTGAAGTAGGAAGCATTTCCTGATGAAAAGTAAGGAGCGCCACATACAACGACGGCAGTAAAAGAGATATCAAAAGAAATATGTAACGCAGCCAGCGGGTTGCCGTGCTGATTAAAGATCGTTGATAATAATCTTCATTTGATTGCAGCAAGGAATAAAAAGAAACCGGCACAATCAAAACGAAAGGAGTGCCATCTTGAAAAATCGCTACTCGCCCTTCAAGCAGGTTTGCCGCCACCACATCAGGCCGTTCGGTATCCAAAACTTGAGGAAACGGAGAGTAAGGATTGTCCTCAATTAACTCTTCAATATAACTCGTTTCCAAAATGCCATCTACCTTGATGCGTCTAAGCCGGGCCTCTACTTCTTGGATTAAGTCTTGCTCAGCAATCCCTTCAATATAAGAGATAACTACTTCAGTCTGGGTGTACTTGCCAATTTTCATTGATTTTGTTTTCAGCTGCGGGCTTCTTATTTTTCTGCGCAACAAAGCAAGATTAGTCCCTAATGATTCGGTGAAGCCCTCCCTCGGCCCCCTTATCACGGATTCCCCCACCGGTTCTTCGATGGAACGTTTTTCCCAATTTGCCAAACCTAAAGCGAATCCTTCGCTTTGTTGATCGATAAGCAAGACCGGATTTCCACCAGAGATCTGTTCAATGCACTCTGTTATTGTTTGTACTCTCTTTACCTTAGAAACGGTCAATTTTTGTTCTAGTATATGATTGACATGAATGAACTGATCGGTATTCTCCTTGGCATTATTTTCTTTCATCAAAGGGGTGAGCACGCCCGCATCGATTTCTACGATGTCAGCTAAACCATCGATATAAACAAGGGCAGCCTTTGTTTTTCCGCCAATTTGAAATGGGCGAAAAACGACATCCATACAATTTTGATAGATATTTTGCAGTTTTTGCAGATTTTTATTTAAGTCGGTAGAAAGAAAGTCCTGTTGTTGCTGATTTTGATTCTGTTGTTTTTGGTCTTGTTCTTGTTTCTTTATGATTTGTTTTCTTTTCTTCCTTTCTTTAAAAAAAAAACATCCAATTCCCCTTCTTTCTAACAAGCAGGCGTTCTCAACTTTTATTTTTTCCATTTTTAAAATACGATAACCCCTTTTTTGACAATAAAGTTATTTAAAACATGAAAAAAGCATTCCTTCGCTAGCCGGAGGCACTTATTCCAACTCACGGTTGCAGGTGTACAGCCAAACGAGGCCAGCTTTCGGCGTGCGAAAGAACCTTTTTTGTCCATGGAGCATAGATTTTGTTGATCTTTTTATAGAATATATGTTCGATTTAAAGAATAAAAAAACACCGCGATTCATCTCCCCACTTTACTCAGAGGGGGTTAATGAAAAACCCCTTCGTCCCGTGATTTTGGTCATCGGGATGAAGGGTGAATTTATCGGCAACTATATACTTTCGTGTCAAAGCCTCTTTCCGTTAACCAATGATGCGTATCGCCGCGAATGACAAGCGGCACCCGCTGCAGCTTATCGATCGTCTTTGCCCCCAGCGCTCCCATAATCAACGTTAAATCGTGATGAAGCTCCTCGATATAGGCGACTAACGCTTCCACTCCTTGTTCGACAAGCGTTCGCAACAATGGTCCCGCCATTCCAACCGCGGATGCTCCTAGGGCGATCGCTTTCGCAGCATCCAACGCTGTACGGACACCGCCGCTGCCGATCACAACTAAAGAAGGAGAGGTTTGCGCTACCTCTACGATTGATGCCGCCGTTGGAATCCCCCAATC
It encodes:
- a CDS encoding GerAB/ArcD/ProY family transporter, which produces MIEKGKISAAQMGMMMYPTIIATAILLVPAITARHAKQDMWLSPLLASLIGFLIVHIAVQLHQLYPGKTLIEYSEDILGKFLGKAVGLIFLLFYLHITGIIIREYGEFVVGNFLFHTPLIFIMGSMILVCSFAVRGGVEVIGRLAELSVPVVIIMILIIIILLIPDMEVTNMFPIMEKGIMPSLMGAMVPQGWFSEFLLIAFLLPYVADQNKGKKWGMISVVAVMLTLSFINIAALFVLGGITDRFVYPVASAVRYISIADFLEHLEAMVATLWVAGVFLKIAVFYYALVLGTAQWLNLSDYRPIVFPMGFFILLFAVWSVPNLMELTRFLGGSSLFYRFSIQTGLPLLLLLIAKWRKRTNNPNQVKCQG
- a CDS encoding spore germination protein translates to MEKIKVENACLLERRGIGCFFFKERKKRKQIIKKQEQDQKQQNQNQQQQDFLSTDLNKNLQKLQNIYQNCMDVVFRPFQIGGKTKAALVYIDGLADIVEIDAGVLTPLMKENNAKENTDQFIHVNHILEQKLTVSKVKRVQTITECIEQISGGNPVLLIDQQSEGFALGLANWEKRSIEEPVGESVIRGPREGFTESLGTNLALLRRKIRSPQLKTKSMKIGKYTQTEVVISYIEGIAEQDLIQEVEARLRRIKVDGILETSYIEELIEDNPYSPFPQVLDTERPDVVAANLLEGRVAIFQDGTPFVLIVPVSFYSLLQSNEDYYQRSLISTATRWLRYIFLLISLLLPSLYVALLTFHQEMLPTSLLITIAASRELVPFPALVEAVLMELAFEAIREAGVRLPKQAGAAVSIVGALVIGQAAVQAGLVSAPLIMVVALTGIASFIVPRYTAGMALRMLRFPMIFLAGTVGLLGIMLGLLMIVTHMATLRSFGVPYLSPMAPIQGGEIKDVLLRAHLWKFNTRPHLTGADNNIERQGPNQRPSPDYGDDKTSKGKGGPL